The Toxoplasma gondii ME49 chromosome XII, whole genome shotgun sequence genome includes a region encoding these proteins:
- a CDS encoding hypothetical protein (encoded by transcript TGME49_250820) gives MPKAYARAERGSTSQKARDQKVLRPPALDVSRVSGKISDRSERSASALMTPQSRNSPSVSAPSTPARSSKGHSDAGKARRGLQESARSRSPSRKVTTGKGKKLEHASMDGQQGERSRAADQATHSQLVTLDFERGVAEAPRRALKGQTAGVQVNHHGSSLQKALDNLTPRKAALAVELERAQLEVASLKRLVTEVSSGKTPLAVPAELFYQLSLACLSGNNRVAAKPHLSHREDVGKSSPKAAGHGRQAGKGREGGNEGEKRGAALSAAQEEAVSGLRSGPSSVDWGEVEQRIRVDVEGEAPMVWKDVYRLRQGAKPEHISSSCSGVGAGETKKGALGDHSQISVDIPSGDEAAAWHPKGNKTEQRMLYSPREGGFSLFLPDTVNAAMGHPYRRSHSCTRENRGIWPQSLIAKNFQQVTATVMEQSFQLENQAAVVDNLQASLNRLELLLADAKSECADDTKAKGEDAVGKNSGKTVKAGANQRGTVNAPTASKISPSGVIPCVVIEDLGTGGSNTAKEVEIEEGETHSAGGVRKTRRSVSPGVNSESSPSDELTKQDGLTRKSVIHSGGAKKRETRHGDESGKSGDNVKETPHLEHPVRLTGTSSSESPATSKTAVCGSDLRKSTASGASAESHQRLSPPSGAVVASLTGNATTSAPSGVQSPKSGTKGPQGKKADKQVESVGATEQSEVSPERKEPEKVTKAKPPKAKAITKKAAVPEKRSASAEAVASSETGVGDTHHRSSVFQKSLWGAGKQQEAENTDRNGAGNSVETSAAGTPEAEVPLSPPPSPAEVLYVAPEMSPEGSVFIPPVYYAYHVGGQNAFFVPQGACAPGATESGEVQAALGGPPSPQSGERRVQPSRGASFTSHHSSLWMPAGPCGAAANEGVAAASCSMSAVPFMWNGLAHPESPFLAAVPMVPATGVWRHAEVPSGAGALVTEPIPRESCPSVPFYDGACCKPTARSENGSVKGPSEASAVSRSRSQLSRRDSGALLPSSLVRTACSLMSRCLARGGDNYSSAAPSEISDGLTGRTHTVSSAGRREESQSGEGTSSRRSLLHTQVSADAAKRVQSSAVGRAKSCARPSVSRNSTVGEKSRLNPVIQTSLSKELLYETASPRTRETLDVAKRAASLRAEPDQKVAGLLEQFKRAGRIVIS, from the exons ATGCCGAAGGCATACGCGCGTGCAGAGCGCGGCAGCACGTCGCAGAAGGCCCGCGACCAGAAGGTTTTGAGGCCCCCAGCGTTGGATGTCTCTCGCGTGTCTGGCAAGATTTCCGACAGGAGCGAGAGGTCTGCTTCGGCTTTGATGACTCCGCAAAGCAGGAACTCGCCTTCCGTTTCTGCGCCGTCGACGCCCGCGCGCAGCTCTAAAGGCCACTCTGACGctgggaaggcgagacgtgGACTCCAAGAGAGCGCCAGAAGCCGGTCACCCTCGCGGAAGGTGACCACCGGGAAGGGCAAGAAGCTGGAACACGCTTCGATGGACGGGCAGCAGGGCGAGCGGTCGCGTGCAGCGGATCAGGCGACTCACAGCCAGCTGGTCACTCTGGACTTTGAGCGGGGCGTCGCAGAAGCGCCGAGACGCGCTCTCAAGGGTCAGACAGCGGGAGTGCAGGTGAACCACCACgggtcttctctgcagaaagcgCTGGATAACCTAACGCCCCGAAAGGCAGCCCTCGCTGTGGAGCTCGAGAGAGCGCAGTTGGAAGTCGCCTCTCTGAAGCGCCTGGTGACTGAGGTGTCGTCAGGAAAAACTCCGCTCGCGGTTCCGGCCGAGTTATTTTACCAGTTGAGTCTCGCATGTCTCTCGGGGAACAACCGAGTCGCGGCGAAACCCCACTTGTCTCACCGCGAGGATGTGGGGAAGTCGAGCCCAAAAGCTGCTGGCCATGGGCGGCAGGCGGGCAAGGGACGAGAGGGGGGCaatgagggagagaagcgcggcgcTGCTCTGTCTGCGGCTCAGGAGGAAGCGGTGTCTGGCCTGCGCTCTGGACCTTCGTCAGTCGACTGGGGCGAAGTGGAACAGAGAATCCGAGTCGATGTAGAAGGCGAGGCACCGATGGTGTGGAAAGACGTGTACAGACTACGGCAGGGCGCGAAGCCTGAGCACATCTCGTCGTCGTGCTCCGGCGTCGGAGCtggggagacaaagaagggcGCTCTTGGAGATCATTCGCAGATAAGCGTCGACATCCCGTCTGGTGACGAAGCAGCCGCTTGGCATCCGAAGGGAAACAAGACTGAACAGCGAATGCTTTACTCcccgagagaaggcggcttctccttgtttctccCCGATACAGTGAATGCGGCCATGGGGCATCCCTACAGACGTTCACACTCGTGTACGCGAGAGAACCGCGGCATCTGGCCGCAATCACTCATCGCGAAGAACTTCCAACAAGTCACAGCGACTGTCATGGAGCAGAGCTTCCAGCTCGAGAACCAGGCAGCCGTCGTTGACAACTTGCAGGCGAGCTTGAATCGCCTCGAGCTGTTGCTTGCCGACGCGAAGAGCGAATGTGCAGACGACACGAAAGccaaaggcgaagacgcggtTGGAAAGAACAGTGGAAAGACTGTTAAGGCAGGTGCGAACCAGCGCGGGACCGTCAACGCTCCAACGGCCTCAAAAATCTCGCCGTCCGGAGTCATCCCCTGCGTCGTCATCGAAGACCTAGGCACGGGCGGGTCGAACACTGCGAAGGAAGTTGAGatcgaagaaggcgagacacacTCTGCAGGCGGAGtcaggaagacgagacgctCCGTATCTCCAGGCGTCAATTCCGAGTCTAGCCCGTCGGACGAACTCACCAAACAAGATGGACTGACCAGAAAAAGTGTAATCCACAGCGGGggcgcgaagaaacgcgaaacacGTCACGGGGACGAATCCGGCAAGAGTGGTGATAATGTG AAGGAAACACCTCATCTCGAGCACCCTGTTCGCTTGACTGGGACGTCGAGTTCGGAGTCGCCGGCAACCTCGAAGACGGCTGTCTGCGGGAGTGACTTGCGGAAATCCACCGCCTCTGGCGCCTCGGCTGAAAGCCACCAGAGACTTTCCCCTCCGTCTGGGGCTGTGGTGGCAAGCCTGACAGGGAACGCCACCACATCGGCTCCTTCTGGGGTACAGAGTCCGAAGTCTGGGACTAAAGGGCCGCAAGGCAAGAAAGCTGACAAGCAAGTCGAGTCTGTTGGCGCCACCGAACAGTCTGAGGTCTCTCCAGAGCGAAAGGAGCCCGAAAAAGTGACCAAAGCCAAACCCCCGAAAGCCAAGGCAATCACCAAGAAGGCCGCCGTTCCGGAGAAGCGGTCGGCCTCGGCTGAAGCTGTGGCCTCAAGTGAAACCGGCGTTGGCGACACTCATCATCGCTCCTCGGTTTTCCAGAAGAGTTTGTGGGGAGCTGGGAAGCAACAGGAGGCCGAAAACACTGACCGAAATGGCGCTGGAAACTCCGTCGAAACATCTGCTGCAGGCACCCCAGAAGCGGAGGTGCCGCTttcgcctccgccttctcccgcaGAGGTGTTATACGTAGCTCCTGAGATGTCCCCAGAAGGCTCTGTCTTTATCCCGCCAGTCTACTATGCGTACCACGTTGGCGGTCAAAATGCATTCTTCGTCCCGCAAGGCGCATGCGCACCGGGTGCGACAGAGTCCGGAGAA GTCCAAGCTGCCCTCGGAGGTCCTCCGTCGCCGCAAAGTGGGGAACGACGCGTCCAGCCTTCTCGCGGGGCGTCTTTCACGTCTCACCACTCGAGTTTGTGGATGCCCGCAGGGCCTTGCGGCGCCGCGGCGAATGAAGGTGTGGCTGCAGCGAGTTGCTCCATGTCTGCTGTACCTTTTATGTGGAATGGCTTGGCCCATCCGGAGTCTCCGTTCTTGGCGGCCGTACCTATGGTGCCCGCGACGGGCGTGTGGCGCCACGCGGAAGTCCCCAGCGGCGCCGGTGCATTGGTGACGGAGCCCATACCCCGGGAGAGTTGTCCCTCGGTTCCTTTCTACGACGGCGCCTGCTGCAAACCTACGGCACGTAGCGAGAACGGAAGTGTGAAAGGGCCGTCTGAGGCTTCTGCAGTGTCTCGGTCCCGCAGTCAGCTCAgtaggagagacagcggtgCGCTTCTCCCGTCGTCACTCGTGCGAACTGCCTGTTCTCTCATGTCAAGATGCCTGGCGCGTGGAGGAGACAACTATTCAAGTGCAGCGCCCTCCGAGATTTCGGACGGACTGACGGGCAGAACGCACACCGTGTCGAGTGCCGGAAGACGGGAGGAGAGTCAAAGCGGCGAGGGGACTTCGTCGCGGCGCTCGCTTCTCCACACTCAGGTGTCGGCGGATGCGGCCAAACGCGTGCAGAGCAGTGCCGTGGGTCGGGCCAAGTCATGTGCAAGGCCGAGCGTGAGCAGGAACTCGACTGTGGGAGAAAAAAGTCGGCTGAACCCGGTGATACAGACATCTCTGTCAAAAGAGCTTCTCTACGAAACAGCCTCGCCgagaacgagggaaacgCTGGACGTAGCGAAACGCGCCGCTAGCTTGAGGGCGGAGCCCGATCAGAAGGTGGCGGGTCTCCTTGAACAGTTCAAGAGGGCGGGGAGAATTGTCATTTCCTAG